The DNA region AGGTCAACGGGGCTTTATTGTGCTTTTTGTGAATCCCCCATACAAGATGGGCGTACTGCTGATATAGAGCATAAAATGCCTAAGTCAGTATTTCCTACAGAAGCATTGGACTGGGAAAATTTTGTATTGGCTTGCAAAGTCTGCAACTCTGACAACAAAAAGGAAAAAATAGTAAATAACACCCATGAGGTTGCCCCAGGTACAGATTACAAAAGGAATGCTTTTGTCCCTGCTAATAATACGCTCAAAAGCTACTCAGTTTATCGTGACAACTCCCGCAACGAAGTGTTGTGGCCAGATGCTTGGCATTCATTCAATGATGGTACAGGCAATACCCAGTACAATTTATCGTTCCAAGCTTTTGATTACCAATTATTCAGTGGTCCAGGAGCCTCAGGACCTTTACTAAATGTATCTTTAGACAATATACAGAACCAAACCAAAAGCAAAGTTTCGGTGGCAAATGTCGCAGGTAGCGAGACCCTCCAGATTGATTTCACAGGATTTGAAGGTATTCTCGACCAGACAAATGTAAGAGTACATACGACTGATTTAGCAAACTTACCCCAGAACCATAACAATGTAGGCATTCAGGCAGCAAGGCAACACATTGTGGATATCTGTGGATTGGATAAAATAGGAAGTATCTCTAATGACAGAAGAGTAGTTAACCGCACCAAAGCCTGGCTGCATGCTATGAAGCAATTAAAACGCCTTAAGAGCCTAGCAGATGAAAAAGATAGTTGGGAGAGTTTACATAGGTATTATAACAATCAGTTGGATTTGATAAATGTGATTAATAAAAACCAACATTCATTTAGTAATATTAATAAACTAAGGGCATTCAATTTGAATAATCAGGCTGATGAGATATTGTTTCATTCCATTACGTTGGGGAAGATGAAATTTCAACAGGTTTTGCCCAATGGCTCAATAAATATTAATTTGGATGGGGTTGAAGCAAATGACATTACTATTATCCAAATAGGCGGGGGCAATGTCCTCTCCGTTGCGGATACACACTTAGACGGCGTACAGCTCGTAGGAGATATTGTAACAATAAATGGTCAAAGGCTCATGTCAGGTAGAATAGACATTAACGATGGCAACCATCCTCATTTGAGTAACACGGTCATTCTTTTCAAAAATGTCATTGTTAAAGTTGAATCTAACCCCAACACAACAACACTTGATATCGGTTCACCAACTCAGCAACCTCCTTTATTGACCAACTTAATTTTTACCAAGGATGCGTATTACGGAGAGGCAATTGAAACCTGGGAAAAAAATCGTAAAAAACTGCTAACCCAGCTCGATACCATTCATCAAAAACAACTTGCCTACACCTGGGAAAACATTTTGGACATGGTGCGCGTCGGAGGCTTTTACTCTACTTGGGTTCGAACTTTTCAGAGAGAGTGTACCAATCCAGCGAATAATTTACCCCGATATGACATAGACCTAGTGCGTAGGTTAGAAATGGAAGCCCAAGCCAACCCCGAAGACCCGCACCAGTTTCACGGCACCGATGCCGCCGAAATCATTCAAAGTCTGGCTTAAATCAACCATTTGTTTATTTTTTTATCGCAGGGGAAGTGCTTCTCTGAAGGCTAGCCCCTGCCCAATGTAAGACCTTATGTTAAATATCCGAATAAATTCACTGTCCAAGGTAGGTACCCACTTTGGTTCCTACCAGCAAGCCATTGTGCATTTGGCTTCTAACACGGTAGCCTACTACCAAGGTGCCAAACTGGGCAATTCTACTGAAGACGAGCCTTCGTTTGACATCAGTCAGGTGTGTTGTCATGTATCGGGGCAACCCCTGAGCAATGGCATGCAAATGTGCGCCATCAAC from Microscilla marina ATCC 23134 includes:
- a CDS encoding HNH endonuclease, whose translation is MRSFTRKNVPYNASIYHLLYSTNANITALRNALNGNDFRQANIELINLTNNTYVSQLIDENREAIKSIYAQLANVQINGANITVANFSTPSPGGNFTGGLPNANFPEVDVNGKVWPALGKLLLEQDFNNWNLFKAPLEGTAGVDNNVQILSANINNTTIENIATLLLLKQLLHYARLRAEYENLYSFKDNGQVYINYFIFQPNLGSAQQEYNSSNFAQNRSLLNQVSIFGQLQASSLPTGTNALHFNQWTRQGMQVLDRNPLVIMPASDAKNYIKRYINQLNTGGATSSYAKTGGKLLIYVQRHYAPSSNKTDNILSYTAVTADAGRGYRQAKPSLIRSTGLYCAFCESPIQDGRTADIEHKMPKSVFPTEALDWENFVLACKVCNSDNKKEKIVNNTHEVAPGTDYKRNAFVPANNTLKSYSVYRDNSRNEVLWPDAWHSFNDGTGNTQYNLSFQAFDYQLFSGPGASGPLLNVSLDNIQNQTKSKVSVANVAGSETLQIDFTGFEGILDQTNVRVHTTDLANLPQNHNNVGIQAARQHIVDICGLDKIGSISNDRRVVNRTKAWLHAMKQLKRLKSLADEKDSWESLHRYYNNQLDLINVINKNQHSFSNINKLRAFNLNNQADEILFHSITLGKMKFQQVLPNGSININLDGVEANDITIIQIGGGNVLSVADTHLDGVQLVGDIVTINGQRLMSGRIDINDGNHPHLSNTVILFKNVIVKVESNPNTTTLDIGSPTQQPPLLTNLIFTKDAYYGEAIETWEKNRKKLLTQLDTIHQKQLAYTWENILDMVRVGGFYSTWVRTFQRECTNPANNLPRYDIDLVRRLEMEAQANPEDPHQFHGTDAAEIIQSLA